One Drosophila kikkawai strain 14028-0561.14 chromosome 3L, DkikHiC1v2, whole genome shotgun sequence genomic window carries:
- the Adi1 gene encoding acireductone dioxygenase isoform X1, with protein sequence MVKIWFMDNEQTDQRLEHHRSPPEYLELADLYKKTGVEYFKINADAYQSDEVLTQLRAKRGYTYDDEITCSEKCLPDYANKLKAFFTEHLHTDEEIRLVLDGSGYFDVRDNEENWLRIQVVKGDLIIIPAGIYHRFTLDSNNFIKARRYFVGEPVWTPHNRPADDMDCRKSYIKHQAEHFVQFNKV encoded by the exons ATGGTGAAAATCTGGTTTATGGACAACGAGCAAACGGATCAGCGTTTGGAGCATCACCGCTCACCTCCAGAGTACCTGGAATTGGCTGATCTCTACAAGAAAACCGGCGTGGAGTACTTCAAA ATCAATGCGGACGCGTACCAGAGCGACGAGGTTCTAACACAACTGAGGGCGAAACGGGGCTATACCTATGATGATGAG ATTACCTGCTCGGAAAAGTGTCTGCCCGACTATGCAAACAAGCTGAAGGCTTTTTTCACCGAACACCTGCACACGGATGAGGAAATACGTTTGGTCTTGGATGGATCCGGTTACTTTGATGTTAGAGA taACGAGGAGAACTGGCTTCGCATACAGGTGGTTAAAGGAGATCTGATTATCATTCCCGCTGGTATCTATCATCGTTTTACTTTGGATTCAAAC AACTTTATCAAAGCCCGGCGCTATTTTGTTGGGGAACCTGTCTGGACGCCACACAACCGTCCTGCCGATGATATGGATTGTCGGAAATCCTATATCAAACATCAGGCCGAACATTTTGTGCAATTTAATAAGGTTTAA
- the LOC108071921 gene encoding ankyrin repeat and MYND domain-containing protein 2 — protein sequence MTEENKNSQLDEVQRQLLDRLAKSDTSGFKQLLVGCRNVNFVDDNGMSCLAHASFKGNREAVQLLLDMGADINLNQHGADYTPLHFAALSGNAHVCRQLLDAGIRPGAINSVQRTAAQMAAFVGNFACVETINNYVTRSSLEYYTQLHGQQTEPQIPPSLLQSFHAFVTDINLHPVRIALNVQSLGLLRILGNLRKTLALMCEKEMQKSHDINELLAFKFHYQGWILAELIRCEEQFKAQHKETGEANKSDFLEMFVKRVLKENKLGQLDYVEYTLRECAREFPVRECTIFRQIALQLGSKDAPPALTILRNAINGMRGFVDEASYCSTCGAEKPDKKCSKCKAVQYCDRECQRLHWFMHKKSCARLLAQSQFQSQPQAKGAIDTAELREELAKLTA from the exons ATGACCGAGGAGAACAAGAACTCGCAGCTGGACGAGGtgcagcggcagctgctgGATCGCCTGGCCAAATCCGACACCAGCGGATTCAAGCAGCTTCTTGTGGGCTGCCGCAATGTCAACTTCGTGGACGACAACGGGATGTCATGCCTTGCGCACGCCAGTTTCAAGGGAAACCGCGAGGCAGTGCAGCTGCTCCTGGACATG GGCGCCGACATTAACCTGAACCAGCACGGCGCCGACTACACGCCTTTGCACTTTGCCGCCTTGTCGGGCAACGCACACGTGTGCCGGCAGCTCTTGGACGCCGGCATCCGGCCGGGTGCCATAAACAGTGTCCAGCGGACGGCCGCCCAAATGGCCGCCTTTGTGGGAAACTTTGCCTGCGTGGAGACCATCAATAATTACGTGACCAGGTCGAGTTTGGAGTACTACACACAGCTGCATGGCCAGCAGACGGAGCCCCAGATACCACCCAGTTTGCTGCAATCCTTTCACGCCTTTGTCACCGATATCAACCTCCATCCCGTGCGCATTGCCCTGAATGTCCAGTCTCTGGGACTTCTCAGGATCCTTGGCAACCTCCGCAAGACTTTGGCTTTGATGTGCGAAAAGGAAATGCAAAAGTCGCACGATATCAACGAACTGCTCGCCTTCAAGTTTCACTATCAGGGCTGGATTCTGGCCGAGCTGATACGCTGCGAGGAGCAGTTCAAGGCCCAGCACAAGGAGACGGGGGAGGCCAATAAGAGCGACTTCCTGGAGATGTTCGTGAAGCGGGTGCTCAAGGAGAACAAGCTGGGCCAGCTGGACTATGTGGAGTATACGCTGAGGGAGTGCGCCCGTGAGTTCCCGGTGCGCGAATGCACTATCTTCCGGCAGATAGCCTTGCAGCTGGGCTCCAAGGATGCACCGCCAGCACTGACTATCCTACGCAATGCCATCAATGGAATGAGGGGATTTGTG GACGAGGCCAGCTACTGCAGCACCTGCGGCGCTGAAAAGCCGGACAAAAAGTGCTCCAAGTGCAAGGCGGTGCAGTATTGTGACCGCGAGTGCCAACGTCTTCACTGGTTTATGCACAAGAAGAGCTGCGCCCGCCTGCTGGCCCAGTCACAGTTCCAGAGCCAGCCCCAGGCCAAGGGAGCCATCGACACTGCCGAGCTGCGCGAGGAGCTGGCCAAGCTGACGGCGTAA
- the Adi1 gene encoding acireductone dioxygenase isoform X2, with the protein MVKIWFMDNEQTDQRLEHHRSPPEYLELADLYKKTGVEYFKINADAYQSDEVLTQLRAKRGYTYDDEITCSEKCLPDYANKLKAFFTEHLHTDEEIRLVLDGSGYFDVRD; encoded by the exons ATGGTGAAAATCTGGTTTATGGACAACGAGCAAACGGATCAGCGTTTGGAGCATCACCGCTCACCTCCAGAGTACCTGGAATTGGCTGATCTCTACAAGAAAACCGGCGTGGAGTACTTCAAA ATCAATGCGGACGCGTACCAGAGCGACGAGGTTCTAACACAACTGAGGGCGAAACGGGGCTATACCTATGATGATGAG ATTACCTGCTCGGAAAAGTGTCTGCCCGACTATGCAAACAAGCTGAAGGCTTTTTTCACCGAACACCTGCACACGGATGAGGAAATACGTTTGGTCTTGGATGGATCCGGTTACTTTGATGTTAGAGA ttaa